From Argopecten irradians isolate NY chromosome 3, Ai_NY, whole genome shotgun sequence:
TTTACTCCAATGTTATGGgacgcggtggccgagtggtgaAGATGTcacgacatattaccacaagccctccacctctgggtcgcaagttcaaatcccatgtagggcagttgccaggtactgaccactagtcggtggttttttttctctgggtacactagctttcctccaccaatgaATCTGGAACATCCTTATATGATCCTGATGATCTAGGACTTTGAActaataaaaccataaaacattCGAATGATGCGATGTTCCTACCTGGACATGTTTGGTTATGAAGATGTCCCATACTCCAAGGTGATCATACAGTTGATTAAAACAGGAACAAGCTCTCTCTGCTGTGTCCTGTAATGTCTCCGAGTAATAAAGGTTTCCAAAACAGTCATCCAATCCTggcaacaaacagtttaaacaaGGTCATGGCAAATCTATTACAAGGGTCACAGAGTGTTACCTATGAGGGTATTGaagcattgttttatcaatcAACAACACATTTTAACATATAATGAAGCCAGTATAGTCACAGTGCCAGAATGCAGAGTTCATCCACCAGTATAGGTCCTGAGAATACAGGAGTTtcaagatttcaaaatgacataggtaaagtacaatttactgttgattccttcatttgaacaaacatggtagccctttatcccagcatgctacaggctcaatatcatgtctctaggCTTCTTatttattgacaagaagtcatttatatattttagtgTTTTTGACCTcggtgaccttgaatgaaatcaaagtcattcatttgaacaaaattggtagcccttcatccaagcatgctacaaactaaatatcagtacccttggccttttggttattaagaagtcgtttgaaCGAAAAATTTACCCATTGCGCAAGGTTGATGACAATGGATGGAACTTTatggctataggtcatcctgaccttcaggtcagatgacctaaaaatactcTCTCATGTGTGGATATGAAGGTTAAGGATATTCTACTcttgggatcacaaaatgttgtaaaacccttggcaagccttcggttttactacattttgtgaccctcagcTAGAATATCCCTACCTtcatactgtgaaatcatttaaatttgttTGGCTCAATTTTTGTCGATTATAAAATTTTACAGTTTTGTTGGCTCTTAAATTCCTGGAAAACTCTTTACATTAGTACATTACAGTCGAATATATAGTTGACACGTGCACTgtcatttgtacatgtactgtaggtagcagtgtacagtaagaccgaatggccatgggtgagatattattaagcagaaagcccctgttttataatatgcataaaaaattgaaaaatgtatatgtcctaaaattggtgaattcaatctagagaattatatgcaggcttcacatttgcataaggAAATTCCCCAAAATaggttcgagattaatggtttagagggtatccgaatgtgcgtctcagatggaaaaactcaatactgtagcagcagaaattgatagacggggtacgaggtaagattgctcaaaagtttaatgatatacctatgtcgaaataggctcaaTTCCGCTATCACagcagtgatgcttggttttaaactgtgttctagaaaaaaaattctcctagacggggtgtaattttgggttgaaaatcccaattttttgcatttaaaaaaaaaaaaaaaaaaattggttaccatggtttttacaggctcacaaaaccacaaaaagcagacctgtccaaaaatgaactctgcataacaattgcaaatgttatgtagattaaaaatatatatacttttatatagatgtcATTTAAGGTTAAgagctgtgtgtacataattaaagcctacacttaattttgctgaatttttcaaatctactgtacactgctagcTGCCACCTGTATAGTGCGAGCAGAACTAATCTCTACACTACACAACGCACTTAAAGTCACAACCTAGAGTCGGTACTCGCCCAGTGTTGACCTGTTGTGTTAGATCACAGACCAACACAACATGCTGGCTTTACCTTCCATCTGTGTAGTCGTAGAGCTTGGCTGAAGTCGTTCAAGTTTCCATCTACTGTAATACAGTAGGCCCTGATAGGCTTGTAACACCAGGGCCTGGTAGTGACTGTGATTCTTTTGGTCCAGTTTCCTAGCTCCTCTCACTTTAGGCATGTCCTACAATATTAAAGTCATACAAAATCTCTGTGAGATGTCCTAGAGAGAGGAAAAAGTCAAAACTTACGAACATTAAATCTTATCCTAGAAGAAAACAGGTCAATGCCTCCCTTAATCAACAAAGACCTACTTCCACCACTCAAATAAGAAATCAAGTTCTGTCatatattacttatttattataaCCACTACATGGGTTATTAACATACCTTTCCATTGATATACGTTATGTGTATAAATATGAAGTTCTGATTTTCGCCGAAGTTTATATAGGAACCGAGTTGACTTTCATCGCCTAAAGGCCTAATTTGGACTACATTCAGCCCAAAGGTTAATAGAATCCTACATGGGCCTGTCATCTGGacaaggatatctcaacccttaTGAAAGATTTTGGCATGTCAACACGAGGTTTGCCCAGGGTTGACAGCCAAATCTTTCAGAGATATCCCTttccacctgacaggcccatgtaggattctttttctcccatcctttaaagaaacattttgaaaatgcagttatatagaaaaatttCCAAAGTGATCATAGGAATGTTGCAATGCGTCAAAATTAATGATGTCGTCGACAGTAGTCACTGCATGTAATGATAACATCACGTCATTGTCTAGAGTGCTTGAGCCCCTGCCCAGcaggataaccctgtcaagtatggaaGAATTGTCTGTCATCTTACCAGTAAGGCTTGTCTGGCTTCGTCCACTTCGTCCATGTGAAGTAGATACATCACAAACTCCAGCATCACTTCTTTGAAGTCTAACTCACTCTTTCTTTTCAACTTTCTGAAGACAAAACATTTCATACCATcaagattaaaacaaatattctatCAGAATTAACAAATAGCTGTTTCCATTGTGATTTACATAATTCGGCTCTGACCGATATCATTTAGGGAATAATGTGATTTACATAATTCGGCTCTGACCGATATCATTTAGGGAATAATCTGGGTTAGTTTTTAGTTGTTTTCCATTGGGCTTTTAACTAAATTTCTGATTTAacatttgaattgaaataaaaaataacatctgGAGTAAATTGTATGAacattatttcaatattgtcGAGTTTGTCTACATTTCAAGTTTAAGAAAGCCATGGCCTATATCAGCCAGTCCAGAAATAGACTCTATTGCATGGTTGGTACTTACCTCACGTAATGCTCTATAATGCCCTTATTTGACTCGGGATCATGATACATGATCTCCATTCCAAcctaaaaaatataaaattcatgaaaataaatgtttgggatgaattaatttatatgtaaattgacaaaatatacCTATTCATTGAGGATgtcccaatatcaggtctcaagGCCGCTTATAAATAATTATCTAGTTGTTTGAATGTTATAGCCGAtatgacccttgtgaccttgaatgaatgtcaagctTAGCTTtttttgacccccatgaccttgaattgAGATCAAGATTATCGATCTGAACAATATAATACCCTTCGTCCCATCAAGCTACAgactcaatatcagtaccctgggccttttggttattgagaagtcgGTTGGTTATGGAGAAGTCGTTTGATTGACGACACACAATGGCTATCTTTGGGTCAAATGATATAACAAGGGGCCAAGGGTCTTAACAGTCATCTCACAACTTTGACAGCAGAGCAACAGTCgagtaggaaattaattagatatcatgCTGACCcttcaaaataacaatacttggtcaggaccatgtaaggatcttttcagctaaattgcattggtagaacttgagtagttaaaatacattttcttcaTGGCaactgtggtggccatcttgaattttgaatccaaacttTGATATGATGTATTTGGTTTGATATTTAACTCCTTGGTAATTTCACTTTTGGATTTTTCTCCCTGATCAATAGCACTGATGATATTAAAGAACTCcaaatccatcaaattttcaaaactgttatttagtgATTTTAATCATTTAGTAGAGAGCGCAGCAAACTCTTatgatagaggtgtctcggtaacgttattctatgtaaatcatccaatatatgtagagttggaaaactttctcaaaaACAGGAAACCGGAAGTCAACGCAAGATCCAGCGTAGCGCAGgacagtatccaaagtcacactctcgcgtgtttacaaaatcacactctcgcgtgattacaaacaagttatactttaaaaatttcaaaatgaaaacatcagtgaaagataaaccttccaatttattcttacctgaatctaacaattacattttgttcTAAATCTTAACTTTAAAGCCGTTGCATGTGAGCAGTTGATTTGGAATTTTCTgcctggcaacggagaatgacgttgagatatattttgtagcCACAGTCACGTattttgcagaaagtgaaagtaaaagTATActgtgttcaatattgtttttcttattataaactcaatgccagtagttcagcaaagctatgattctaataattaataattctataaatggtttctagcagtacagttaGTCAGCGCACACCAtcatcaataaaaacaaaacacatgtcattatcaataagactgatgggtcaggggagattACCCTTTCAATGTTGAAAATCCTTTATTTACTTGGCATGTTTCTATTTAGTAACACAAAAATCAACAAACGAAAGAAGGGATTAACTGCTGTGCTCTCAGctaggctttgcctaaaattacATTACATCTTTAATTCAACTATAATGactgttttctaattttgcagctgCAGTTGTTATGGTAACCATCCAAAagatgcataaattatgaaatgttgaaatattgaaaattttggccatttttgctAAGTTTTTATCTATGAAACAATAGAAtacatccttgaacaaactgaatatttactgagaatatgCAGGCACTTCCAATACAACTTaaggagaaatataaagtttgttcaaggctGCATTCTATGAACTGATTTGGGTGCCAAAAAGGACCCAAACCATATTTAGTCTTTTGTCATCCAAAGAAATCTCCATAGTGTGGACATCGTGTGGTTGTgaaaaacaagatttttttttccttttagtTTAATATTCTTTTAATGGCCAAAGTCATTTacggacatgccaggtttgttggtggaggaaagctagAGAACTCTGAGAAAAAACCATCTACCAGCAGTCAGTATacgtacctggcaactgctctaCATGGGATTCGAAAGATATCAAAAATTGTCCTCGTGAAGAATACCCAGGTAGATCGACACAAGACCCGCAAATTTCAATTGGCGAATCCAATTTTTTGACCAAGAGCTAGCCCTGACCACGGCCCCATAAACAAGCATACCATCTGTTGACGGTGGCCATTGGCTAAAAACAAGGCATGCAATCCAGTCTAATGTCAATTAAGAGAGCTATGTTTACCTTCCACAGGGTGGTGGCAGAGTGAGTAGGGTCGTTACCGAGGATTTGAATTACAGACAGGCTACTCGTCCAATCATGTGTCAGTAGGTAGTCCCTGAGAACTGTCACTAGGGATGGATGTAGTAAGCTACCTGCAACAGATGTGGCCAACTATCAAAAAGTATGTGACAAAATAtggccactcagtgataagcaaaagattttgcatgaagatgtctttatgatattcaaattataataatttcaaagtcaaagggtcaaaattgatgttttcattGTTAAAGTCCAAATTTGTTCAGCTTCTCACAAAATTTTtgaaccatttttttttatttaagcagtATGACATAAAAGCTACtataatttgcaaaaaaaaaaccacaaaaaaaaacccactttgatgaaatatttgaaaattcccCTTTCATCAATGCAATGTATTTCCAACTGATGTACAACTCAAGTCTGGACCAAACTGTATTGTGTTGTAATTTTTTCAGTAACCCATATAGCAATTTGATCTTCTAGAGTTACTTCAAATTCCCTTCATTTACAGCTTTCACaaatgatttattgattgatggggcttaaccACCTTGTCCGGTTATAACAATAACTGAGCCTAGGACACATCTGTAAAATTTTAtcaagtaatttatatataacgtTATATTAAGTTGAATTATTTTACCCTATATTGGCGTACAAAAACCCTGGATACTTATAATACTTCTAACTTTATAACTGAATTTGACATGACAAAGAATtcacaatcaatatatatatatatatatacacttatccatgaattatatttgtattaatcAAAGAATGTCGTTAATTGTAagtgaagggaggtaactctagaTCTAGCTAGTACGAATGTTAATCCCATGTATCAAGGCATTCCTTTTTAAagatcatttttatcaattatattcaaatacTTTAATCATTATAACAGCTTCATTGTGCTTTTCAATGTGAACAATAGAGTTTGCAGGAggaaagtgaaagtaaaataCAAGTTTGTTACTTTAAGTCAATAGTACGATTACATGTATACTTAAAACATGACACTAAAATAGAAACTTAAATTGAAACTGAACTGCACCAGAGAGGAAGACGATCCACAAATCGCATTAACatataaagattttttactGTAACACCTATGAGTTATTAATTCTGATGTATTTTTCTTTATCTTGCACACTTGTGATGACTGACAATACATGAAAATAACATAGTGTGAACACAAACTTCAGTATCAGATATGACCTAAAAATATCCAAAGCAAAATTATGTTATCAtattctacccaataagtgcccatgtcctATAATTGCCCCTCACCTTTTTTCAACTTCATTTACCTTTAATTAAATTCAGACTCAAAATATGAAACTGTGGATTTcttattgatttcttttgcaaaatgATTTATTACTTACTTTctgcaataattttatgaaaggctaatccaaatttggttctatttattcatttcaatttttcaagCGTCCTGAaaacttattgggtcgaatctGGTAATAACAATTAATTTTAACTGAACTAATTGAGACAGAATATACAATCATGCCACGTTGACAGCTAGATTGATTGTTACTTACTCTGATCCTTTTGGTGCTGAATGGCTTCAGACCAGTTCCTGAACCATTCTGTAGCTGAAGATTTGGTCTGGTCCCCTAGTGTCTCACTGTCACCAATTAACAGTTCACACACATCTCTCTGaagaatacaaatattttacacatacaataaattaaaatctatattttgtacatgtgtatgtgatAGAAGACCCTCTTTTCATTACAAGTCTCTGATGTAGGTACGTCTATATCAGTATCTGCCTTACCAAAGCTTTCGCTTTTTGGCATCCTTAAGGTTTATAAACATTTATGGATTTTTTTATCTTACCATGGTACTGTAGTGTTTTCAGTCGTGTGAGTGGGCGAGTCTTATCGTCGGAGTGTGTTGTTACCTGTGTGGAAGTGTTAAGACTTGCGTGTCATGTGTCGAGTGAGTGTGTTTTTACAGGTTGTATATTCACCTGCGTTTGGGTTACCCAGGTAGTGTTACTAGTATAAAAACATATGGGATAAAAAGGTAATTAAGTGTGGACagaatattgtcaaattttcgagagGATCTGCCCATTTGTCAAGAGtgaagaaacaaataaaaagaaaaacaaggacatagtcattcagatcccccgccaatgtagatatcaaagctgaagtaagtttgattgtggagacttatgtgtatgaaaaaaaaacaggaaaaaggaagttgagctaaagaaagatggagtataattcaagtagagcggggctgcaattgttgaatcaggtatgcagccttgacatttatattagactatatacacaaagatgggtggagttttgcaaagtaacatttaccatttaccatgatattttcagcaatgtttccatggtaacggaaaaagtgcaaaaaatgaaaacctaaaaatagcaaaaggtactactagaccataaaaagaatgtgtctataaagtttcgtggaaatatctctgctggttttagagttatgctccagaaatgaacctgctacaaatatatgatattttcagcaatgtttctatggttacagaaaaaagcacaaaaagtgaaaacctaaaaatagcaaaaggcactactagaccataagaacaatgtgtctatgaagtttcgtggaaatatctcttctggttttagagttatgctccggaaacgaacctggtacaaaaatatgatattttcagcaatgtttccatggttacggaaaaatgcaaaaaatgaaaacctaaaaatagcaaaaggcactactagaccataagaccaatgtgtgtatgaagtttcgtggaaatatctctactggttttagagttatgctccggaaaccattcgtacggacggacagacagacggacagacagacggacggatggaacccatttgtatatcccccgccaacttcgttgggcggggataaaaagaaaattacataTTGAGGACTGTTACGAATGCTcacaaaaacatacacaataAACACAACCCTGGCATTATACTGTTATAATGCATAAATAGTTGCAAATTTTGAATAGTGTACAAATCAAAACTAGCTTATGTCAGCTAACCATTGGCGTCTAAAGAAGATGTATCCCTATCAGGTAATAAACAGATAAAGGACTAGGTATGTATATACCAGCATAacaaaggttacacccttgtgcacacggagtgcactacgttttagactacaggtagacacggtgGAGTGCACGCatggagtgcacgaggtttagactacaggtaacacggagtgcacgaggtttagactacaggtagacacggagtgcacgaggtttaacaagactacaggtagacactgagtgcacaagatttagactacaggtagacacgagtgcactacaatgtgaacacggtgtccactacaggtggacatcgtgtccaggtacaaattcagacctagacagacaaggtgatgtgttacagcTAGGGATCGGGGAAAAcagttcttcaatttgaaattagatacataattataatggttttaagtgtttatttttttttttaattacaacatctacaatttaagtGTACAGTCCTATGATCTAACTGATATAATACAATCTGTTTTaggtatacatgaataaaaccttttcactgcaaaagtaaaataaagattgatttatattcattaagtatatgtctatttaatattatatcagtattttttccatttcttatctaaaattgtctatattaccgttttcaaaataaatgttacTTATGGgtgtaaatgttatatatatcat
This genomic window contains:
- the LOC138317585 gene encoding TATA box-binding protein-associated factor RNA polymerase I subunit A-like isoform X1; protein product: MAHPNEENTVVNDDDLMRDVCELLIGDSETLGDQTKSSATEWFRNWSEAIQHQKDQSSLLHPSLVTVLRDYLLTHDWTSSLSVIQILGNDPTHSATTLWKVGMEIMYHDPESNKGIIEHYVRKLKRKSELDFKEVMLEFVMYLLHMDEVDEARQALLDMPKVRGARKLDQKNHSHYQALVLQAYQGLLYYSRWKLERLQPSSTTTQMEGLDDCFGNLYYSETLQDTAERACSCFNQLYDHLGVWDIFITKHVQILEHHYRLDEAKTILEKYRDKNQENPNSHKYLYSFCVKHRLVNREETTQILKVLAECIPSDQLVMDLCDMLIEDRSLPDLLFYIFGMKDYQCWQTNIRSWIILSVALQLAMTSGNQDLIQSHWKPRESWWAKYHFNYTGTVKEVSQVQGEITPEESSTKELWLHRACCAAILCGTETNFVHTIRTTLEKEQQEVLDKVICKIKNTSGVT
- the LOC138317585 gene encoding TATA box-binding protein-associated factor RNA polymerase I subunit A-like isoform X2, which codes for MLNHLFSRDVCELLIGDSETLGDQTKSSATEWFRNWSEAIQHQKDQSSLLHPSLVTVLRDYLLTHDWTSSLSVIQILGNDPTHSATTLWKVGMEIMYHDPESNKGIIEHYVRKLKRKSELDFKEVMLEFVMYLLHMDEVDEARQALLDMPKVRGARKLDQKNHSHYQALVLQAYQGLLYYSRWKLERLQPSSTTTQMEGLDDCFGNLYYSETLQDTAERACSCFNQLYDHLGVWDIFITKHVQILEHHYRLDEAKTILEKYRDKNQENPNSHKYLYSFCVKHRLVNREETTQILKVLAECIPSDQLVMDLCDMLIEDRSLPDLLFYIFGMKDYQCWQTNIRSWIILSVALQLAMTSGNQDLIQSHWKPRESWWAKYHFNYTGTVKEVSQVQGEITPEESSTKELWLHRACCAAILCGTETNFVHTIRTTLEKEQQEVLDKVICKIKNTSGVT